In one Deltaproteobacteria bacterium genomic region, the following are encoded:
- the rpmB gene encoding 50S ribosomal protein L28: protein MSMVCEICGKGPDFGNNVSHANNKTKRRRNPNLQIVKAASKGQNRRIRVCTRCIRSGAVTKAA, encoded by the coding sequence ATGTCAATGGTTTGTGAAATATGCGGCAAAGGCCCTGATTTCGGCAACAACGTAAGTCATGCGAATAATAAGACCAAAAGGCGCAGGAACCCAAATCTTCAGATAGTAAAAGCTGCCTCAAAGGGGCAAAATAGAAGAATCCGAGTCTGCACCAGATGCATAAGGTCAGGGGCCGTAACA
- a CDS encoding YdcF family protein — protein MKITTGNIILLIFVFILMALLFLYIDFAKDAGRYKAENNRADAIVVLTGGLGRVDKGFELFAGGKAGYLILAGVAKDATLESIFFQRDLVKSKLNIILEKGSTSTYENAVEIKKIIENKNIRSIILITSFYHMKRASYTFSRVLPGETRLYIYPVATPNFDEKMWWRGRGPVLLAGEFFKFYWYRLQL, from the coding sequence ATGAAGATAACAACCGGAAATATTATCTTACTCATCTTTGTTTTTATACTGATGGCGTTATTATTTCTATACATTGATTTTGCCAAAGACGCAGGCAGGTATAAGGCAGAAAACAACAGAGCCGATGCTATAGTTGTGCTTACAGGCGGACTTGGAAGGGTTGATAAAGGTTTTGAGCTTTTTGCAGGTGGAAAGGCGGGGTACCTTATCCTTGCCGGGGTGGCCAAAGACGCAACTCTTGAGTCCATATTTTTTCAGAGGGATTTAGTAAAGAGCAAGTTAAACATTATATTGGAAAAAGGCTCTACAAGCACATACGAAAATGCTGTGGAGATAAAGAAGATTATAGAAAACAAGAATATAAGGTCAATAATCCTCATCACCTCGTTTTATCACATGAAAAGGGCGTCATATACTTTTAGCCGAGTCCTTCCCGGAGAAACAAGACTCTATATCTATCCTGTTGCAACACCCAATTTTGACGAAAAGATGTGGTGGAGAGGCAGAGGGCCTGTTCTTTTGGCGGGAGAATTCTTTAAATTTTACTGGTATAGATTACAGTTATAA